The window TTTGAACCCTCGCGCCGGTTTCCCGACCTACACCCTTAGCAGGGGCGCCTCTTCAGCCTCTTGAGTACTACTCCAAGCTCCACAGGCAGGACTCGAACCTGCGACCCTCTGATTAACAGTCAGATGCTACTACCAACTGAGCTACTGTGGAATATAACGTTCAACAGAACATTTATAATTATACAAATTTTATATCCGAATGTCAATAGTAAAATTAATTAATATTTCAATTTATATAAATTTTTATTATTTAATATTTGTTCCTTTATTTTTTCAAGATTTTCATTTTTAATATAATATATTTCAATATTTTCTTTTAAAGTTTTTATATCAATATTTGAATATCCAAATTTTCTAATTATAGGTCCTTTATTTATATCCACACTCTGAATAATATTATAGGGTATAAATATTTTTGATTTAATAAAAACACCTGATACAATTATAATTCCCTCATTAGATATTGTATAAGAATAAATTTTACAAAAAACATTAGTTTCTATTAAGATATATGCTATTATTAATAAATTTAACACAAAATAAATTATCAAAAAATTTTTAAAATTTATTACTGAAATTTTGTTAGAAATTATCAAATATGTAAAAACACTAAAAATTATTAAAGAATATACAGCAAGAGGTATAAAATTACCTATTCTTATAACTTTTAAACTTTCTTTATCAAGTTCTATATTTTGTTTTTTAAATATTTCTTTCATAACTACTCCTTTTCTAAATAGGTCTTAACCTTATCGACAAAATTTTCTTCATAATAGGGTAATATCAAGTCAGAATTTTTACCGATAGAATTTATAACTATATGACATAATTTTTTCTTTTTCAAAAACACATTACTTTTTATTGAAATACTACCTACCTTAATGGACTTTAAATAATCTATTCTTTTATTAAAATAAAAAGTATCTTTTTTTATAATCATATTTTCTGACAAACTTATGGCAAGATTTTTAACATTATACTTGTAAGTTCCTATGGCAAAAACTACTAGAATTAAAAAAGCAAAATGGCTTATAAAATATATTGAAAAAACAGAAAGTTTCCATTTTTCTATTGGTAAAACAAGCAAGCAAATATTAATTAAAACTAAAACAGTAAAGCAACCAATTATTCTCCAACGTAAAATAATTTTCTTAGCCCTAGCAGGTGTTTTTTCATAATTTTCTTTTTCATAATTAGCAGTATCTAAGTATAAAACTTCTTTTAAAAAATTATCAATAAATTCTTTTTTAGCTATAGGAATTAATATTATATTGTTTTTATTTTTAGATATATCATCAATTACATTACTTGCAGTAGTAACTATTTCCAAACTTGCTAACTTGAATAACCTAGATTTATAACTTTCTATTATCGAAATTTTTTGTATCCTTTCTTTTTTAATAACTAAAGCATTTTTATTTACTAAACCGTATTTTAAAATAAGTTTATCCTCTTTATTTTGTAAAGTGAATCCATAAAATTTAATCATTGCTAGTAAAAATGAAATGATAAAAATAATAAATAAAATAAGGAACAAGGCAGATATAAAAGATATAATATCTATAAAATAACCATCACCTTTAGAAAGTATATAATTCTTTAAATTAAAATCAAAAAAATCTTTAAAAAAGTCTGCAATTTTATCTAAAAAAGTCATAATTATAAGAATTGTTGCTATTATCTTAGATTCTAATAAACCTAAAAGAAATAAATTTTTTAATGTTAGTTTAAAAGTTGCATCATCTTTTGCTAATAAATTATCTTCTGATGGCAATTTATTTACATTATGTATAAGAATATTTGCTTCGTTTCTTGTAATAGGAGATAATTTAACATTTTCATTCAAAATATTAATATCTAAAGACACTAAACCAAATAATTGATATAAAATATTAGCTGAAGAATCTATATTTTGAATATTTGAAAATTGTATTATTTTTATTTCTTTTTTTATAAAACCATGATTATATATCAAAGAATCTTCTTTTAACTCATAAAAAGTATTAACATAACTTAAAATTTGATAGGCCAAATTTATTAACCCAAATAATAGTAACATAAGCAAAAATTCTTTTGAACTTTTAGTATTTTTAAGATTAAATAAGAATAGTATTAACAGCTTATAATTTGAAAAAAATCTAAAAAGAATATAAAAAGGACTTAATTTTATTTTCTTATTCTTCATAATTTTCCTCCTTTATAATATTTTTATTAATATAATTTTTTATAATTTCTTCAATTTGATATATCTTGGTTTCTTCCACATAAATACTTGTTGTGTCAGATGAAGATGATATTGATAATTTATATAAAGAAAAATATTTCATAATAAAACCTTGTCTTATTTCATAACATAAAAGATTTTTAGTAGGTATTATATCCTTTTTAAAATAAAATGTATAAAATCTATTTATATTATTAATAATTTCTATATCACTTAAAGTTATATATGTATTTTCTTGATATTTTTTAAAGAAAATTTGATAAAAAATAATATTAAATATCATAATACAAAATAAAACGATGAAAAATAACAATATATATAAGTAAAAATTAAAAATTTTAACAAATAAAAATGATATAAAAAAAATAATTAAAGAATTAATTATACCTTTTAATAACTTATATTTTCTAATATTCGGTAAATTATACTTCATAAACCTTCCTCCTTATGAATTAAAATTTTATATTAAATTTAAGTCTTTTTCTCTTTTTATATAAGTATCATAGCCATGTCCTGGATAAACTTTTTTATTTCCATCTAACTTAAATAATACATTATGTATAGAATTTTTTAACTCCTTATAATCTGAACCAGGTAAATCGTATCTACCATAACCGCTCATAAATAAAGCATCTCCTACTACAACAAAATCTCCAAAGTCAAATGACAGTCCTCCTGGCGAATGCCCTGGTGTAGGTAAAACTTTAAATGTCATACCTGCTAAAGTATATTCTTTGTAATTTTCAAATTCAAATTCTGCTGGGAAAGTTTTAATACCATTTTCTATACCCGCAACAGAAGATAAATTTAATTCTGGAGAAGAAAGCCAATCACTTTCTTTTGGTGAAATGTATACCGGAATTTTATAATATTTTCTACATTCATCTAGTCCAGCTATGTGGTCAAAATGTGCATGTGTTAAAATAATAGCTTCTACATTCAAACACAATCTATCTATTTCTTTTTTTATTTTTTTAAAACCATACCCTGGGTCTACAATTATTGCCCTCTCATCTTTATG of the Gemella sp. zg-570 genome contains:
- a CDS encoding MBL fold metallo-hydrolase encodes the protein MNNIKVERLVMDMIDENCYIIHKDERAIIVDPGYGFKKIKKEIDRLCLNVEAIILTHAHFDHIAGLDECRKYYKIPVYISPKESDWLSSPELNLSSVAGIENGIKTFPAEFEFENYKEYTLAGMTFKVLPTPGHSPGGLSFDFGDFVVVGDALFMSGYGRYDLPGSDYKELKNSIHNVLFKLDGNKKVYPGHGYDTYIKREKDLNLI
- a CDS encoding PH domain-containing protein, with protein sequence MKNKKIKLSPFYILFRFFSNYKLLILFLFNLKNTKSSKEFLLMLLLFGLINLAYQILSYVNTFYELKEDSLIYNHGFIKKEIKIIQFSNIQNIDSSANILYQLFGLVSLDINILNENVKLSPITRNEANILIHNVNKLPSEDNLLAKDDATFKLTLKNLFLLGLLESKIIATILIIMTFLDKIADFFKDFFDFNLKNYILSKGDGYFIDIISFISALFLILFIIFIISFLLAMIKFYGFTLQNKEDKLILKYGLVNKNALVIKKERIQKISIIESYKSRLFKLASLEIVTTASNVIDDISKNKNNIILIPIAKKEFIDNFLKEVLYLDTANYEKENYEKTPARAKKIILRWRIIGCFTVLVLINICLLVLPIEKWKLSVFSIYFISHFAFLILVVFAIGTYKYNVKNLAISLSENMIIKKDTFYFNKRIDYLKSIKVGSISIKSNVFLKKKKLCHIVINSIGKNSDLILPYYEENFVDKVKTYLEKE
- a CDS encoding PH domain-containing protein, which gives rise to MKEIFKKQNIELDKESLKVIRIGNFIPLAVYSLIIFSVFTYLIISNKISVINFKNFLIIYFVLNLLIIAYILIETNVFCKIYSYTISNEGIIIVSGVFIKSKIFIPYNIIQSVDINKGPIIRKFGYSNIDIKTLKENIEIYYIKNENLEKIKEQILNNKNLYKLKY